From the Teredinibacter turnerae T7901 genome, one window contains:
- a CDS encoding TonB-dependent receptor, which produces MTHTYTRAGVSTSVFLLSTLGLIGPAAAQGEQDIEEVIVRGLRSSLESAQNLKREANSVVDSIVADDIGKLPDRSIAEAIQRIPGVAVSRFDQPADPEHFAGEGAGVSIRGLPQVRAELNGRDIFSASDGRSLSFDDVPAELMSAVDVHKTPTADMIEGGLGGIVNLRTRMPFDSEDMLLSGTVKANYADNIDEWNPEASVLYSNNWTNSAGKFGVLIDLSTSEISSRADNLYNRAFFPRDDIEDDRVWVTKGSDWRRNDYNRTRSGQYLALQWSPGTHLETYVTALRSEATREWYENAFFLDAGVYPVPPENSDWVYDENNALVSGTLTSPSGIALGTSSRVSKNESTTTDISAGATWFVNQWTVSADLQQVKSTAERSDYTLGTVIFPEQIYVSGLDNDDGPTIVDVDNTLRDIGNYSYGQMMTWPVKNEAESTAVRVDAEYEFEDSIVSSVKAGVRYAKKEADNREAFSWSARVQPWNLSAWGDDVPKITDASLMQAYEFDNFQRGDAQVPLSAWMYKREALNDFAATTHAMAATTQPPAGSEWATSLPDFAEQGNLNYAPNKNIQDETSNAAYIRMDFALSDRFGGNAGIRYVRTENTASGYFQAPGLTVGDEQIFAFPSEPISAKNSYNSLLPSMNLRFDATENVVLRFSASKGIWKPEFERLKAVWTLDVGWNDAIPEDQRPTDGDQVTRDMVKINLTSNETNPYLRPMQAKQYDLSAEWYFNDAGGALTAALFKKDVYDYFRVQSYSVETRDLNVTATNVINTGTADVQGIEIGGSYYFDFLPAPFDGFGVTGNMTLVDSSTELPAQEGTTPTDTDGSPINDLPLEGLAERTYNLALMYEKERFFVRLAYNYASEILQSIGPNGWNGTDQDIVWKLPVFADAYSQWDLSMGYDITDQLTLNLEAYNLGKSKTKGIMKQNEAGEHPAFVYSQDTRYGISLRFTF; this is translated from the coding sequence ATGACGCATACCTACACGCGTGCAGGCGTCAGCACATCAGTTTTCCTACTTTCTACTCTTGGTCTCATAGGTCCAGCCGCTGCGCAGGGCGAGCAAGATATTGAAGAAGTTATCGTTCGCGGGCTCCGCTCAAGCCTTGAGTCGGCGCAAAATCTGAAGCGGGAGGCCAACAGCGTTGTCGACAGTATTGTTGCTGACGACATCGGCAAATTGCCTGATCGCAGTATCGCGGAGGCGATCCAGAGAATTCCTGGCGTTGCCGTGTCCCGCTTTGACCAGCCGGCCGATCCGGAGCATTTTGCCGGCGAAGGTGCCGGTGTTTCTATTCGCGGTTTACCGCAAGTGCGTGCCGAGTTAAACGGACGCGATATATTCTCGGCCAGCGATGGCCGCAGCCTGAGTTTCGACGATGTTCCTGCGGAGCTGATGTCGGCGGTAGACGTACACAAAACGCCTACCGCCGACATGATTGAAGGCGGCTTAGGCGGTATCGTCAACCTGCGTACGCGGATGCCTTTCGACAGTGAGGATATGTTGTTGTCCGGTACTGTAAAAGCGAACTACGCAGATAATATCGACGAGTGGAACCCCGAAGCTTCGGTTCTCTACAGCAACAACTGGACTAATAGCGCAGGCAAGTTTGGGGTGCTGATTGACCTGTCCACATCTGAAATATCCTCCCGCGCAGACAACCTCTACAACCGAGCATTTTTTCCTCGAGACGACATAGAGGACGACCGTGTGTGGGTGACTAAAGGTTCAGATTGGCGAAGAAACGACTACAACCGAACCCGCTCGGGGCAATATCTTGCACTCCAATGGTCTCCCGGTACTCACCTCGAAACCTACGTTACTGCACTGAGGAGCGAAGCCACTCGAGAGTGGTACGAGAATGCTTTTTTCCTGGACGCCGGGGTCTACCCCGTACCCCCGGAAAACAGTGATTGGGTTTACGACGAAAACAACGCACTTGTAAGCGGCACCCTCACTTCACCATCGGGAATCGCGCTTGGCACCAGCTCGCGAGTTTCTAAAAACGAAAGCACCACCACCGATATTTCCGCGGGCGCGACCTGGTTTGTTAATCAGTGGACTGTATCGGCCGATTTACAGCAGGTTAAATCGACAGCGGAACGCAGCGACTACACATTGGGTACAGTAATATTCCCTGAGCAGATTTATGTGAGTGGACTGGACAATGATGATGGGCCAACTATCGTCGATGTTGATAACACCCTGCGTGATATAGGCAATTACAGCTACGGCCAAATGATGACCTGGCCCGTTAAAAACGAAGCCGAATCGACAGCCGTCAGAGTGGATGCAGAATACGAGTTCGAAGACTCTATCGTTTCTTCCGTGAAAGCAGGCGTACGCTACGCCAAAAAAGAAGCCGACAACCGAGAAGCGTTTAGCTGGTCTGCACGAGTACAGCCATGGAACCTGTCCGCCTGGGGCGATGACGTGCCTAAAATTACCGATGCAAGCCTGATGCAAGCTTACGAATTCGATAATTTTCAGCGAGGCGATGCCCAGGTTCCCCTGTCGGCATGGATGTACAAGCGTGAAGCGCTCAATGACTTCGCAGCAACCACCCATGCGATGGCCGCGACCACACAACCACCCGCTGGCTCCGAATGGGCGACCAGCCTGCCCGATTTTGCAGAGCAGGGAAATCTTAACTACGCACCGAATAAAAATATCCAGGACGAAACGTCAAACGCCGCCTATATCCGCATGGACTTCGCGCTATCCGATCGCTTCGGTGGTAACGCTGGCATTCGCTACGTCAGAACGGAAAACACGGCGTCCGGCTATTTTCAGGCGCCGGGTCTCACTGTTGGAGACGAACAGATTTTTGCATTTCCGTCCGAGCCGATTTCAGCAAAAAACAGTTACAACAGCCTTCTGCCAAGTATGAATTTACGCTTCGACGCAACCGAAAACGTTGTGTTGCGTTTTTCGGCATCGAAAGGTATTTGGAAACCGGAATTTGAGCGCCTGAAAGCAGTGTGGACACTCGATGTCGGCTGGAACGATGCGATACCCGAAGACCAGCGGCCAACCGATGGCGATCAGGTTACGCGGGACATGGTCAAAATTAATTTAACCTCGAATGAAACCAATCCATACCTGCGACCAATGCAGGCCAAACAGTACGACCTTTCGGCTGAGTGGTACTTTAATGACGCCGGTGGGGCACTGACTGCCGCCTTATTTAAAAAAGACGTTTACGATTATTTTCGCGTACAAAGCTACAGCGTAGAAACGCGTGACCTGAACGTGACAGCAACAAATGTGATTAATACCGGAACCGCAGACGTACAAGGGATCGAAATCGGCGGGAGCTATTACTTCGACTTTTTACCAGCGCCTTTTGACGGCTTTGGTGTAACCGGTAACATGACCCTGGTGGACAGTTCAACAGAGCTGCCCGCGCAAGAGGGCACTACGCCAACAGACACCGATGGTTCCCCGATCAACGACCTGCCACTGGAAGGGCTGGCAGAGCGCACCTATAACCTCGCACTGATGTATGAAAAGGAGCGTTTTTTCGTTCGCCTGGCTTACAACTATGCAAGTGAAATTTTGCAGTCCATCGGTCCCAATGGCTGGAACGGGACCGATCAGGACATCGTTTGGAAATTGCCGGTTTTTGCAGATGCGTACTCGCAATGGGATCTCTCAATGGGATACGACATCACGGACCAACTGACACTTAATCTCGAGGCATACAACCTCGGCAAATCCAAAACCAAGGGAATCATGAAACAAAACGAGGCAGGCGAACACCCCGCTTTCGTTTACAGTCAGGACACGCGCTACGGTATTAGCCTGCGCTTCACGTTCTAA
- a CDS encoding TonB-dependent receptor domain-containing protein — protein sequence MQKKYLSMAISGAISALIAGVQVSGAIAQEQSAELTEEVLVTGSRIYQPGLDSVTPVQVLNAADLDLGAEVNIGDAINQLPAAGTPLFNRTNSNFDISNSGVVNVNLRDLAAERTLVLVNGRRFVAGVPGSSAVDLNAIPSAMIQRVEITTGGNSAVYGSDAVAGVVNFVTKKNFEGVELSSRYEVTGEGDGEEYDFGLLMGSNFSDEKGNATVFFGYTDQGAVFSRDRERTAVDAVGSYWVLDDGEVFDHYAPYYSSYPPQGRFNVTGTGSSSANYTYRPGPGNGILIDHFDNNGTGDEGIADGFNRMDYRLIAIPTERFLLATNTHYDFNDSVSAFIEGTYTTTKTKSELEPFPMDSYDIFGDANNGGIPLQYENSAGDMISNPYMPQEIYDAATANGLDGVSFVRRLSEFGGRGSENERQTFRTVFGLEGQFADDSWRWDVSYNYGQTTQAQVSQGQVDITAMRYALLSEENPDNPGEIRCVDATAREFGCMPLNVFGFNSASPEAVAYVSADQTRNATVKQKVFQANISGALFEMPAGDLAVATGIESRSESSVARNDALTVRGLNSSNASPNVKGQFDVDEFYAEVNVPLLKDTFVQSASLGLAGRLSDYSTVGTTSTYEGKLDIKVNDNILLRGSAAQAVRAPGVDELYDPGTQTFSQVNDPCNGITAASQGVVADNCRAVPEIAARIEEFGEFTLSQPELQGTTGFLGGNSELYEETANTYTFGFVHTPTYLPDSLSASVSVDYWDIQVDDAIFTVTQNNVADLCYGSASFPNNQFCDQITRYPSTHPYRGALEEVNSGSANVGEISTSGIDVAIDLDYDLQMAFSVPGAISWNLAYTNLNKYKIVNLRGEEPDNERGEIGNAKNKFTSTLRYKLEDLTVQWQMRYIGKSRIEDTDVSNEDCVEYSVECYTDAITYSDMQVRYTLRDIMSGNIELFAGVENMFDQDPPIVSSGFTNSDTGTETVAGVYDAIGRSFYAGFKAKF from the coding sequence ATGCAAAAAAAATATCTATCCATGGCAATCAGCGGTGCCATAAGCGCATTGATTGCTGGTGTTCAGGTTTCTGGGGCGATCGCTCAGGAACAGAGCGCTGAATTGACAGAGGAAGTTTTGGTTACCGGTTCCCGGATTTATCAACCCGGTTTGGACTCGGTTACCCCTGTTCAGGTATTGAACGCTGCTGATTTGGACCTTGGTGCTGAAGTCAATATCGGTGACGCGATCAACCAATTGCCTGCAGCAGGTACACCCCTGTTCAATCGGACAAACTCTAACTTTGATATCTCCAACTCTGGTGTTGTGAATGTCAACCTTCGCGACCTTGCTGCTGAGCGTACCTTGGTGCTGGTAAATGGTCGTAGGTTTGTTGCGGGTGTGCCAGGTAGCTCTGCAGTTGACCTTAACGCAATCCCTTCTGCGATGATTCAGCGAGTGGAAATTACCACGGGTGGTAACTCCGCAGTATATGGTTCCGATGCGGTTGCTGGTGTTGTTAACTTCGTGACCAAAAAGAACTTCGAAGGCGTCGAATTAAGCAGCCGGTATGAGGTCACTGGTGAAGGCGACGGTGAAGAGTACGATTTCGGCTTGTTGATGGGCTCCAACTTCTCTGATGAGAAAGGTAACGCAACTGTCTTTTTCGGCTACACCGACCAGGGAGCCGTTTTTTCTCGCGATCGTGAACGCACCGCTGTTGACGCGGTTGGCTCATATTGGGTTCTTGACGACGGTGAAGTCTTTGACCATTACGCGCCTTATTACTCCAGCTATCCTCCTCAAGGTCGCTTTAATGTGACTGGCACAGGCTCAAGTTCAGCAAACTACACTTACCGTCCAGGTCCTGGCAATGGCATTCTGATCGACCATTTCGATAATAATGGTACTGGAGACGAAGGCATTGCGGATGGTTTCAACCGCATGGATTACCGTTTGATTGCCATTCCAACTGAGCGATTTTTGCTTGCCACGAATACGCACTACGATTTCAACGACTCTGTTAGCGCTTTCATAGAAGGTACTTATACCACTACGAAAACTAAATCAGAGTTAGAGCCTTTCCCAATGGACTCGTACGATATTTTCGGCGACGCCAATAACGGTGGTATTCCTCTACAGTACGAAAACAGTGCTGGGGACATGATATCTAACCCCTATATGCCTCAAGAAATTTATGATGCTGCAACTGCAAACGGCCTTGACGGCGTTTCGTTTGTCCGCCGGTTGTCTGAATTTGGTGGACGTGGCTCTGAGAACGAACGTCAGACTTTCCGAACTGTATTCGGGTTGGAAGGCCAATTTGCTGATGATTCGTGGCGCTGGGACGTTAGCTATAACTACGGTCAAACTACTCAAGCCCAGGTTTCTCAAGGGCAAGTAGATATTACCGCGATGCGCTATGCACTGCTTTCCGAAGAAAACCCTGATAATCCTGGCGAAATTCGTTGTGTTGATGCGACAGCTCGAGAGTTCGGCTGTATGCCTTTGAACGTTTTCGGTTTCAACAGTGCTAGTCCAGAAGCTGTGGCATATGTATCTGCAGATCAAACCCGAAATGCGACTGTCAAGCAGAAGGTTTTCCAGGCTAACATTTCCGGTGCTCTCTTCGAAATGCCTGCGGGCGATCTCGCAGTGGCAACGGGTATTGAATCCCGTTCAGAAAGTTCTGTTGCTCGCAACGATGCACTGACCGTTCGCGGCTTGAACTCCTCGAACGCATCACCGAATGTAAAAGGTCAGTTCGATGTAGATGAATTTTACGCCGAAGTTAACGTACCGCTTCTGAAAGATACCTTCGTTCAGAGCGCTTCGTTAGGTCTTGCTGGCCGTTTGTCCGACTACTCGACAGTGGGCACAACGTCTACGTATGAAGGGAAGTTAGATATTAAGGTTAACGACAATATCTTGCTTCGCGGCTCTGCTGCGCAAGCGGTGCGGGCGCCTGGCGTAGACGAATTGTATGATCCAGGTACGCAAACTTTCTCGCAGGTTAATGACCCTTGTAACGGCATTACCGCGGCAAGCCAGGGCGTGGTCGCAGATAACTGCCGAGCGGTTCCTGAAATCGCTGCTCGAATCGAAGAGTTTGGTGAGTTCACATTGTCGCAGCCAGAGCTGCAGGGTACCACTGGTTTCCTTGGCGGTAACTCAGAGCTGTATGAAGAAACCGCGAACACCTACACCTTTGGCTTTGTTCACACTCCTACCTACCTGCCAGACAGCCTGTCAGCTTCTGTCAGCGTAGATTACTGGGATATTCAGGTGGATGACGCTATCTTTACCGTAACTCAGAACAATGTAGCAGACCTCTGCTATGGTTCTGCGAGTTTCCCTAACAATCAATTTTGTGACCAAATTACTCGCTACCCCTCAACACACCCTTACCGTGGTGCTCTCGAGGAAGTGAATTCTGGGTCCGCAAACGTTGGTGAAATCAGTACTTCCGGTATAGATGTCGCGATTGACCTTGATTACGACTTGCAGATGGCGTTCTCGGTACCGGGTGCTATCAGCTGGAACCTCGCATACACGAATCTTAATAAGTATAAAATTGTTAACTTGCGTGGTGAGGAACCAGATAACGAAAGAGGTGAAATCGGTAACGCTAAGAACAAGTTCACTTCTACCTTGCGCTATAAGTTGGAAGACCTGACTGTTCAGTGGCAGATGCGATATATCGGCAAATCGCGAATCGAAGACACCGATGTATCTAACGAAGACTGTGTAGAGTACAGCGTTGAGTGTTATACAGACGCAATTACCTATTCTGATATGCAGGTGCGTTACACCCTGCGTGATATTATGAGTGGTAATATCGAGCTGTTTGCTGGTGTGGAAAATATGTTTGATCAAGATCCACCCATCGTTTCTTCGGGCTTTACAAACAGTGATACCGGTACTGAGACTGTTGCTGGTGTATACGACGCAATCGGCCGTTCTTTCTACGCTGGTTTTAAAGCGAAGTTCTAA
- a CDS encoding TonB-dependent receptor — MKNYSKLFILLMCFISAIAYADKGSLKILVTDESGKPISGAKIEAKSPDSLGTRTATTDSDGNAKIFGLDPSHQYSVTVSSEGFNREQRTDVIVISDQTFQLEYNLKPIAVGYEEEMVVVGQQLAAVDTTSATVSQDITLDLTESLPTQRTFQSYLQLVPGVKPSPDNNPSSKSGVNYSDATNAEGDTSGYSTDNVYYIEGIDVTDNYTGTFGANINSEIIQEQKVITGGIPAEYRGTAGLISNVITKSGGNEFHGSVNYYFQNDGLVSSNKHTEDETSFSTYDAAFTLGGPIIQDKLWFFASYQKKERTEDVQKLDDNTKQRSVTTDRDLGFLKLSWQISEQDRLTGMYFNDPVSIDSAVSPEVINGRNYTRDQGGNNYRLEYSHVRDNLQVSVHTFKHDAELSRTPTDQINPRNDVIFLAGEYSPTPEEAQLGGFGAQTEEYRRKEQHGIKGQWVLETGFGSHEFKSGYEMSEAEREINSQYLGDSALYTSISPLHSGITLGEYTNTDWIGDAEFVEDDYARILTEIEASGDYDYYVDLLDADDDGLTAEDMANIVFNSTEGNPNGQINSYRTLMVTTEPATMKIKGNEFYVQDKWNLDKWTVNLGFRAEKWTHYASTGEKIFTFDWEVAPRLSVVYEVTDESKVWAYMGRYFDPIRTDMTSFAGTLTGPLREEQVFIGDRWQTYRYRGGSVNPDAYFAPSTKTPYTDEILIGYSQVITSDITGEVTYSRRKTKDLLEDYDLGLYTDPEIAGDLALPLSYFGYDELPDSNYVIGTLAGGERKYQGFEFTLRKRKSDNWQMLASYTYNDAEGNSNSDGNADFQGDVLWLDPRAPGMYGEQPGNIKHIFKVAGSYTFDFGLELGASYFWNSGMLYSNTFSASGRHLPSRVDSAYEWGGVETRWVDEGSVGSSTTPSYGTLDLRVKYVLDFSRYQAEFFLDIYNALDDQAVTREQDLAAGDAFTSYGDARAWVEPRRMYLGMRFSF, encoded by the coding sequence ATGAAAAACTATAGTAAGCTTTTTATTCTGCTCATGTGTTTTATTTCGGCAATCGCATACGCCGACAAGGGATCGTTAAAAATACTCGTTACTGATGAATCGGGAAAGCCAATATCAGGCGCGAAAATCGAGGCCAAGAGCCCCGATAGTCTCGGTACAAGAACTGCGACCACAGACAGTGACGGAAACGCTAAAATTTTCGGCTTGGATCCATCCCACCAATATTCTGTGACGGTTAGTAGCGAGGGTTTTAACCGCGAACAACGTACAGATGTCATTGTTATTTCAGACCAGACTTTTCAGCTTGAATACAACCTAAAACCTATCGCGGTGGGTTACGAGGAAGAGATGGTCGTCGTCGGTCAACAGCTTGCAGCAGTCGATACCACCTCCGCCACAGTCAGTCAGGACATTACGCTCGACCTAACTGAGTCGCTTCCGACACAGCGGACCTTTCAGTCGTACTTGCAGCTGGTACCAGGGGTTAAACCCTCACCCGATAACAACCCGTCATCAAAATCCGGCGTTAACTATTCAGACGCCACCAATGCCGAAGGTGACACATCGGGTTACTCAACTGATAACGTGTATTACATCGAAGGTATCGACGTCACCGACAACTATACAGGTACGTTCGGTGCCAACATCAACTCTGAAATAATACAGGAGCAAAAAGTTATTACAGGGGGCATTCCCGCAGAGTATCGAGGCACGGCAGGTTTAATCTCCAATGTAATAACAAAATCAGGCGGTAACGAATTCCATGGATCAGTGAATTATTATTTTCAGAATGATGGCTTGGTTTCCAGCAACAAACACACGGAAGATGAAACCAGCTTCTCAACCTATGATGCAGCATTCACTCTAGGTGGACCAATTATCCAGGATAAATTATGGTTTTTTGCCTCCTATCAGAAAAAAGAGCGCACTGAAGACGTACAGAAGCTGGACGATAACACCAAGCAGCGTAGTGTAACCACAGATCGCGATCTTGGCTTTTTAAAGCTATCCTGGCAAATATCTGAGCAGGACCGCCTTACAGGCATGTACTTCAATGACCCCGTTTCAATCGATAGCGCGGTTAGCCCAGAAGTTATTAATGGCCGTAACTATACCCGCGATCAAGGGGGAAACAACTATCGTTTAGAGTATTCCCACGTGCGTGACAACCTTCAGGTAAGTGTGCACACATTTAAGCATGACGCGGAACTAAGTCGTACACCAACAGATCAGATCAACCCCCGAAACGATGTAATATTTCTGGCCGGCGAGTACAGCCCCACTCCAGAAGAAGCGCAGCTTGGTGGCTTTGGTGCTCAAACCGAAGAGTACCGACGCAAAGAGCAACACGGCATTAAAGGTCAGTGGGTACTTGAAACAGGATTCGGTAGTCACGAATTTAAGTCCGGATATGAGATGTCAGAAGCCGAGCGGGAAATCAACTCTCAATATCTTGGCGACAGTGCTCTGTACACGTCAATCAGTCCGCTCCACTCTGGTATTACTCTCGGTGAGTACACAAATACCGACTGGATTGGTGATGCGGAGTTTGTTGAAGATGACTATGCGCGTATTCTTACTGAAATAGAAGCCTCCGGCGACTATGACTACTATGTCGATCTACTGGATGCGGATGATGACGGACTCACCGCCGAAGATATGGCGAATATAGTTTTCAACAGCACGGAAGGTAACCCGAACGGACAGATCAACTCTTATCGTACGCTGATGGTTACGACTGAGCCCGCCACGATGAAAATCAAAGGCAACGAGTTTTATGTTCAGGATAAATGGAACCTAGATAAATGGACCGTAAACCTCGGTTTCCGCGCAGAAAAATGGACACACTACGCGAGTACGGGCGAAAAAATATTTACATTCGACTGGGAAGTCGCACCACGCCTAAGCGTTGTATATGAAGTAACCGATGAATCCAAAGTCTGGGCCTATATGGGCCGGTACTTCGATCCAATCCGTACCGATATGACCTCCTTCGCAGGTACCTTGACGGGTCCGTTGCGTGAAGAACAGGTTTTTATTGGCGACCGTTGGCAAACTTACCGCTACCGCGGCGGCTCAGTTAATCCTGATGCCTATTTTGCACCGTCCACCAAAACGCCCTATACCGATGAAATCCTCATCGGGTACTCTCAGGTTATCACCAGCGATATTACCGGTGAGGTGACTTACAGTCGCAGAAAAACAAAAGACCTGCTAGAAGATTATGATCTCGGCTTATATACCGACCCAGAAATCGCCGGTGACCTTGCATTGCCGTTATCGTATTTTGGTTATGATGAATTACCCGACTCGAACTACGTTATCGGTACCCTCGCTGGTGGCGAGCGCAAGTACCAGGGCTTCGAGTTTACCCTGCGTAAGCGTAAATCCGACAACTGGCAAATGCTTGCGTCATACACCTATAACGATGCGGAAGGTAATTCCAACTCGGACGGTAACGCCGATTTCCAAGGCGACGTCCTCTGGCTGGACCCACGCGCACCTGGCATGTACGGTGAGCAACCTGGAAATATTAAACATATTTTCAAAGTCGCAGGCTCCTATACGTTCGATTTTGGATTGGAGCTGGGCGCGAGTTATTTCTGGAACTCTGGCATGCTCTACAGCAATACCTTTTCGGCCTCAGGCCGACACCTGCCATCTAGGGTAGACAGTGCCTACGAATGGGGTGGTGTTGAAACCCGCTGGGTAGACGAAGGCAGTGTAGGTAGCAGTACAACGCCATCTTACGGAACCCTGGATTTACGCGTGAAGTATGTATTGGATTTCTCTCGCTATCAGGCAGAATTCTTCCTCGATATCTATAACGCACTGGATGATCAGGCCGTCACCCGAGAACAGGATCTCGCAGCAGGTGACGCGTTCACGAGTTACGGCGACGCCCGAGCATGGGTAGAACCTCGCCGCATGTACCTTGGAATGCGATTTTCGTTCTAA
- a CDS encoding SDR family NAD(P)-dependent oxidoreductase, which yields MRIVVIGAGAIGRALVSVYAKDPSNSVYNLTRREGQFVGGEHQNNVHAMCIKDVADKLGESTLFVPSDESVRRLASEVAASGPLDRVIVATGMLHSNGITPEKSLKALSYESLSTVFMVNAFYPAMVAKHFIPLLAKHETSVFAALSARVGSIEDNHLGGWYAYRASKAALNMLLKTASIEARRANPNALVVGLHPGTVDSDLSQPFQSRVPKGKLFSAEFAAQQLQSVVESLGPEANGRVFAWDGRVVPY from the coding sequence ATGAGAATCGTGGTAATTGGCGCCGGTGCTATAGGACGCGCTCTGGTTAGCGTTTATGCAAAGGATCCATCGAATAGTGTTTACAACCTAACACGCAGGGAAGGGCAGTTTGTTGGGGGGGAGCATCAGAATAATGTGCACGCGATGTGTATAAAGGACGTGGCGGACAAACTTGGAGAGTCTACCCTGTTTGTCCCTTCCGATGAGTCAGTGCGCAGGTTGGCGTCAGAAGTTGCCGCCAGCGGCCCTTTAGACCGCGTTATAGTCGCTACCGGTATGCTTCATTCAAATGGTATTACGCCAGAGAAGAGCTTGAAGGCGCTTTCCTACGAAAGCCTTTCCACTGTTTTTATGGTGAATGCGTTTTATCCTGCCATGGTTGCAAAGCACTTTATTCCGCTGCTGGCAAAACATGAAACGTCTGTATTCGCTGCTTTGTCCGCGAGAGTGGGCAGTATTGAAGATAATCATCTTGGCGGGTGGTACGCCTACCGGGCCTCTAAGGCTGCATTGAATATGCTGTTGAAGACAGCCAGTATCGAAGCTCGCCGAGCGAATCCCAATGCACTTGTGGTGGGCCTTCACCCGGGAACCGTAGACAGCGATTTATCCCAACCCTTTCAGAGCCGGGTTCCCAAAGGAAAATTGTTTAGCGCTGAGTTCGCAGCCCAGCAGCTTCAATCGGTAGTGGAGTCGCTGGGGCCGGAGGCGAACGGACGGGTTTTCGCTTGGGATGGCCGTGTCGTTCCCTACTAG
- a CDS encoding sensor domain-containing phosphodiesterase produces MSSVPHNVQDPAKRLGSAIDSVLSEKESSADFVLKHLLASVKERMDFEVSFISEFVDGHRVFRYVESKADVDIVSVGASNPLDESYCKRIVDGTLPELICNAQDNLLALQIEATRAVPVGSHVSVPLKFSDGRVFGTFCGFSRVPNYSLCDKDLGFMRVFADIAAIVIEQSRDEELRRQTLHEQIRALVHNKKIDLNFQPIFDVKAGRTVGYECLCRTRVHFLPIEKLFQQATAIGLGGFLDSHIIAKGLEYLRQFERGQYLSCNVSPGLACTGELAHIFSGIDDLSNLVLEITEHDVVRDYSAIGAILAPLRDRGARLAVDDAGAGYASLRHILLLKPDIIKLDISLIRNIDRDSDKQALASALVEFSHRCQYQLIAEGVETREELRTLRHLGVTLIQGYLISKPYPFAYFSTWDAPVLD; encoded by the coding sequence ATGTCTTCCGTTCCCCATAATGTCCAAGACCCAGCAAAGCGCCTGGGTTCTGCTATTGATAGTGTATTGTCTGAAAAAGAAAGCTCCGCAGATTTCGTACTGAAGCACCTGTTGGCGTCCGTCAAAGAGCGGATGGACTTTGAAGTGTCTTTTATTTCCGAATTCGTTGATGGACACAGGGTCTTTCGTTATGTGGAATCAAAGGCGGATGTGGACATCGTTTCTGTAGGCGCGAGCAATCCTTTAGACGAGAGTTACTGCAAGCGTATTGTGGATGGTACGCTGCCGGAACTTATCTGCAACGCGCAAGATAACCTGTTGGCGTTGCAAATAGAAGCGACGCGCGCTGTGCCCGTTGGGTCACATGTTAGTGTGCCATTAAAGTTTTCAGATGGGCGTGTGTTCGGCACTTTCTGTGGGTTCAGTCGGGTGCCGAACTACAGTCTTTGTGACAAAGATCTAGGGTTTATGCGCGTTTTCGCAGATATCGCGGCGATAGTTATCGAGCAAAGTCGGGATGAGGAATTGCGCCGTCAAACCTTGCATGAGCAAATTCGTGCACTTGTCCACAACAAGAAAATTGACCTGAATTTTCAGCCTATTTTCGATGTGAAAGCAGGTAGGACCGTTGGTTACGAATGCCTCTGTCGTACAAGAGTGCACTTTCTGCCAATAGAAAAGCTCTTTCAACAAGCAACAGCGATAGGCTTGGGTGGATTCTTAGATAGCCATATTATTGCGAAGGGCCTGGAATATCTTCGTCAGTTTGAGCGAGGGCAGTATCTGAGTTGTAACGTCTCACCTGGGTTGGCGTGCACAGGGGAGCTTGCGCACATATTTTCCGGAATCGATGACCTAAGTAATCTGGTGTTAGAAATTACTGAGCACGATGTAGTTCGAGACTACTCAGCGATTGGTGCGATCCTGGCACCGCTGCGAGATCGGGGGGCCCGGCTGGCAGTGGACGACGCTGGTGCGGGTTACGCCAGCCTTCGGCATATTTTGCTTTTGAAGCCAGATATAATAAAGCTAGATATAAGTCTGATCCGCAATATTGATCGCGACTCCGATAAGCAGGCACTTGCTTCGGCGTTGGTTGAGTTTTCGCACAGGTGCCAGTATCAACTGATTGCTGAGGGCGTTGAGACTCGAGAAGAGCTTAGAACACTACGTCACTTGGGTGTTACCTTGATTCAGGGCTATTTGATCTCTAAACCTTACCCTTTTGCGTATTTTTCCACCTGGGATGCTCCGGTTCTGGATTAG